The DNA sequence GTTGATAACCAAAGTTAAATAAGTTTTTTGCCTGTTCGATTTGTCTACTTTTCAAACATCTTGCAAGACGAGGAACAATCGTACTAACACAAGCAATTCCAAAAATAGCCAGAGCTAGCTGTTCTAATCGAATGGAATACCAAAGATAAGTAGGAGCTTTTACATCAATATACCTGGCAAACAGAGGGTCGACAAAGGAATTGATCTGCATAGCTCCCACACCAATGATGCTTAAACTTAGTGTCTTTGCTAATGTTTTAACCTCCTCTGGAACTTGTAGATGAAACCACTGTTTCCAATTACCTCCAATATATTTTAATGTAGGTGCAAGAGTAAGTAACCATTGTCCAAAAAACCCTATAGCAACCCACTTTGCTAAATGTGGCATAGCTAGATCTGGAGCTTGATGCCGTAATGAAAAAGCAGCAAAACACCAGGTCATATTGCAGATAAAAGGTGCAAAACTAGGAACAAAAAAACACTCGTAACAATTTAGAACAGAAATATTAAGACCATACAAACAGATAAATAAAATACCTGGCAGAAGCCAAGCTGTTAGTTTTAAGATTTCACGATTAGCATCTGAAATTGGTAAAGTTAAAAAAACTGCAATGCCTCCTTCTGCGAGCAAGATAAAACCTATTAATAATAGAGAGATTAAAAGACTTAACTTACAAAAAAAATCATTTGCTTTAGATTTATCTTGTACATGTATTTGCATAAAATGAGGGATAAAAGCCGATTGAAAAGGACCCTCTCCTAAAAGACGTCTTAACAAATTAGAAAGGCGAAAAGCCACCATAAATGCAGCAACCGATGCGTGATCACCAAAAGCAAAAGCCATCACTAAATCGCGTCCCATGCCACTTATACGACTTAAAAGTGTTCCAGAAAAAAAACGTCTTATAGTAAAGCTTAAGCTTTTCTCTTCCAAAGCATCCTCACATTTGAGAATGAGTGTAGAAGTGGCAGATTTTAAAGAGCAAGCAAATAAGTGTTCGGAGTAATTTACGAAGCTCTACCTGAAGCAGGAAAGAAGTCAAAAATGGATTGTGAAGGAGAATTTGTTTTTTCTCTCCCTGGATGTGCATCTCTAAAAACTTCTATATCAGACCTTATTTTCAAATCTTAAATGTTTTCTCTAGAAGAAGTTCAAGTATTTCCTGCTAAATAAATCTATCAAAAAGCAATGCCAGATAGTAAATGGGCTTGGGTAGAGGCTTGTCAATGATGGGCATCATGAAGTTAAATGGGAACTCTATAATAAAACCCTATATAAACCAGATGAAGTAAAGTGTGGTAACTGGATGGATTTTTTAGCCAGTTGTTTCTTCAAAATGCAATGCTTCAGAGTTTAGGCAATATCTTTTACCCGTTGGTTTAGGCCCATCATCAAAAAGGTGTCCTAAATGTCCATCACATCTACTGCAGAGGATCTCTATTCTTGTGCTAAATAAACTCGTGTCTTTTTGGTAACTGATGTTTTCTTCTATAATCGGTGCCCAAAAACTAGGCCATCCCGTTCCCGAATCGTATTTGGTATCTGAACTAAAAAGAGGAAGATGGCAGCCTGCGCAAAAATAAATTCCATGTTTTTTTAGGTTATAATACTTGTTGTGAAAAGCATTTTCTGTTCCTTTTCGCCTAAGGATATCATATTGTCTAGGGGAGAGTTTTTTTCTCCATTCTTGATCTGTTAAAAGAACTTTTTCTCCATCAAAATGATCTAAAGACAAGCGATCCTCCTTGTGAACGAGGCCATTCATTATTAAGCAATTAAATTTTTTTTTAACTTAAATTAAAGATAAGAGTCAATGCATTATTTTTGTTCGGATTTCTTGTTAGTCTTTTGTATGGATTTTGATAAATAATCATGTGTTTTCTTTGTTTTAAATGATAAAAATATTAAAAAATTATGATTTATTAAATAAAATTAAGATTTTTTATTGAATAAAAACTTTCTTCCTGAGAATGTGAAAATTATAGGGGTTAGTATATTGAGCCTACTATAGGACTTACAATTAACAGGAGGAATCTTTTTTATGGCCACAAGAAAGACGGCAACAAAAAGAAGAACAACTAGGAAGGCGGCTCCAAAAAGAGCTAAAGCTAAAAGAAAAACTACTAGGAAGGCGGCTCCAAAAAGAGCTAAAGCTAAAAGAAAAACTACTAGGAAGGCGGCTCCAAAAAGAGCTAAAGCTAAAAGAAAAACTACTAGGAAGGCGGCTCCAAAAAGAGCTAAAGCTAAAAGAAAAACTACTAGAAAAACGGCTCCAAAAAGAGCTAAAGCTACTAGAAGAAAAGCTGCAAAGAGCACTGGTACTAAAAAAAGAAAAACCACAAGAAGAAAAACCACATCTAGAAGAAGAAAAAAACCTTCTTTTTCCATGTTGGGTAGAAGTACGACAGGTGGTGAAGATGGCTTAGGTCATATCTACAGCTAATTTTTAAAAGATAACCTCGAGATCAATTTTTTCGAGGTTATCTTTTTAAGATAAGAAACCACAGGGATAAATAGAAAGCTATCCTTGCGTTGTTGAAGAAATCCTAATTTCTGTAATGTATATGTTTCTCTGATAAAGGGAAAATGCATCTTTTTAAAAATAGGCTGACAAAAACAAAAATCTAAGAGCTGATAGATTTCGGAATGACTTATTTTTCCATTAAGCTGTTTTGCTAATTGCTGATATAAGAGAGCTAACTGATTCATTAATTGCGTTTGTCTTTTAGCTTGAGAAGTTATGGCTTTTAGGAAAAAGTTGATCCATTTAATCCAAGCCACATCAGAAGAGAGATCAAATAGTCTTTTACAATATTCTTTGCGATGTTTAAAAAAATAGTCGCTGGGACAAAAAATAGGCTTAATAAGTAATTTGTGTTGATGTAAGAACCATGGAATAAGTAACCTAGCAATTCTCCCATTTCCATCCATAAAGGGATGGATAATGAGAAATTGACCATAGGCAAGTGCTAACTGAATTAAAGGATAAGCCGTACTTGTATTGAAGAAAGATATCCATTCATTGACTAAAGAAGGGACCTCTTCTGGGCTTGGAGGTAGAAAATACGCTTTTTCTATACCGCATCCCTCTGGACCAATCCAATTTTGCTGGGTTCGTAAAACACCTAAAGAGCCTTTAGTCGAAGAATTATATTTAATGAGACGATGTAAAAAGCATAACTTAGAGATATTTAAGGGTTGTTTATTACTGTGGTTAATTAAATAGATTAATGTATGTAAATAATCAATCCATAAAGAATCGGGCTTATCATTAAGTAGATGGGCTAATTGTGTTATACTAAAAGGAGCTTTTAGAGAAATACTTGTTTCTGCAATCAGCAAAGGCAAAAGCAAAGCCTGTTTTTTGCTATGGGATTGCAGAGTATCGTTATAGTGTTCTAAATAATGAGAGGCCTTTTTAAGGCTTTTGTAGATTAAGGGGCTTGATACAATAGATTTGTAATTCGAAAATTTGTAGCTTGTAAACACAGATTTTTCATCTTTGAAGAGACCTAAAAAAGCAACTTATCAAACTTTGAATTAAGATTACAAGTCTTTTAATTATTCCGAAAAAAAAACTTTAATTTTTTCAGAAAAGTTGCCCTGAAGGGGATTATTACGCTCTGTTTCTAGCTCTTGGAATTTTTTTAATAAATCTTTCTGATCACTAGTCAGGCGTATGGGTGTTTCGATCAATAGTTTTATGAGCAGATCGCCCTTAGATTTTCCTCGAATATTGGGAAAACCTTCCCCTTTAACTCTTAGTATTTTCCCACTTTGAGTTCCATCAGGGATTGAAATACGAACATTTTCCCCTGTTGGAGTAGGAATCTCTTTTTTACATCCTAATGAGGCTTCTACAAAACTGATAGGAAATTCAACGATTACATTGTCTCCATCTCTTTGGAAAACATTGTGAGGTTTGACCGTAATGAAAATGTAGAGGTCTCCAGCAGGACCGCCTCTTTCACCTACATCACCGTACCCAGACATGCGAAGACGCATCCCAGTATCAACACCAGCTGGTATTTTAATAGGGATTATTTGTTTCTTCTTTACCCTGCCTGCTCCATGGCACGTTTTGCATGGATCAGTAATTGTTTTCCCTTGTCCATAACATTGATGACACACGCTTGACATGCTAAAAAAGCCGCGAGTCTGGTGAATTTGACCACATCCTCGGCAAGCAGGGCATTTTTTAACCCCATTAGCGGAAGCAGCTCCTAATCCATTACACGCGTTGCAGCATACATAATTGGTAATGTTAGCTTCCTTTTCTATCCCTTTTACAGCTTCTTCAAAAGAAAGAGTAACATTTATTTTTTTACTTGCGCCTTGTTGAACCCCTGCTTCTTCAGATCCCCCTCCTCCAAAAAGAGAATCAAAAACGGAATCATTACTACCACTACCTCCAAAAGCATGCATGAATGTACGCAGTGCTTCTTCCATAGAAGAAAAACCACTAGAACCGCTTGAAGATCCAAACCCTGTTGCTCGAGGATCATGAGTTCCATACTGATCGTAATGGCGTCTTTTTTCTTCGTCTCCTAAAATCTCGTAAGCTTGAGAGATTTTTTTGAACTTTTCTGTAGCTTCGGGATTTCCTTGGTTTTTATCAGGATGATACTGAAGAGCATTTTTGCGATAAGCCGCTTTAATTTCTTCCTGGGTGGCATCACGAGATATACCCAGCTCTTTATAATAATCGGAACTACTCATAATAAATGGGACATTTTAAGTTCGTAAAAGGCTAGTGTAGCATAAAGGATTGGTTTTCTGCCAATAATTTAGCAAAAGAGTCTTTAAAGTGCTAAAATCCTAAAAACCTTTTGGGTTTTTTATATTTTTGTGCGGCTTTTGATTTTGCTCGGCTTTTTACAGAAGGTTTATCATAACAAAGACGTGTCTTAGCTGACTTCATAATGCCTTCTTTATCAACTTTCTTTTTTAAAGCTCTCAAAGCTTTGTCAAGAGGTTCTCCGGTGCGGACTTTAACGCTGGGCATGAACAATTTTTCCTTAAGTTATAAATTAATGATAAGCTAAATCATCCTAAGTTCTTAAAACTTAGGCTAACGATCTTTTAAAATTTATCAAAAACTCATTTTAAGATTTGATATCTAATTATCTTAAGGGAAAATCTGCTTATTTTTCAAATCTAAAAAATCTTAAAGTTTATATAGGAAAGGTATGATGGTAAAATATTTTTTTATTTTCTGTATTTGGAGCAAGACTATTTAACAGAGGTAAAAGAGCCTGAGGATTAACAGTAGGTAAATAGCAGGGAATAGAAAGCTTAAAGGAGCTGTCAGAGACGATATAATCGCTATCTATGGTTTTTTTATAAATTTCTTGGCTTTCTATAAATTCAGGATCTTTACTTTCAAGGAAATTTTCCTTTTGCACTCCTTGAATAATTAAAGATCGGCCTGATTTATGAGGTAATAAAAAACTAAAACGCCCTAAATGATGAGGTAGATAGGCCAATGGGGAATAAAAAGATTGGTAAACAATCTTCAATCCAAAACTCAAAGTCCTTGCAATAGTTACTCCAACCCTTGTGCCTGTGTAAGAGCCTGGGCCTATACCAACAGCAATTTTATCTATATTTGGATAGGAAGCAAGAAGACGCTCAATGCTAGGGAAAAGAGATGTAGATAATTGGTTTTCATGTATATAGGAAAGGCATGCACAGATTGTATCTGCTTTTGCAACAGCAATTAAGGCTATCTTGGAACTAGTGTCTAAAATAAGAGTATACATTTTTTCGTGGAGAATTTTGATTTAAATTAACAAAAATAATCAAAAATTACACTATTTTTAAACAATATTTCCGTCTATAAATAGTTTGCTTTATTGCGCATATTTTCTAGAGCTGATAAATTGATGGCCTTTTATTAATGATGCATTCGATGTAATCCCAGTTAGGAGATCATTTTTTGGATAGTCAAAAAGAACAGGAAGAGATTTTAAATGAAGAAAAAATGGAAGAAGTATTAGCCAAAGCTATGCAGAAATCTGTGAAAAATGAAAAAACAAGAAGCAAGAGTGCTGAGTCTTTTCCTCATGAAGTGTTTGTAGTCCCTCTTAGTCGCCGTCCTTTTTTCCCGGGCATGGCTGCGCCTATTGTGGTTGAACCAGGCGCCTTTTACGAAATCCTCAAACTAGTCGCCAAGTCAGAGCATAAATGTATGGGTTTGTTTTTAACCCGTAATGAGAATGCAAATATTTATAAAGTCGGATTTGATGATTTGTATCAAGTAGGGGTCTTAGCTCGTGTTTTGCGTATTATTCCTATGGAGCAAGGTGGAGCACAAGTAGTTTTGAATATGGAAAAACGTATTTCTATACGTAAACCTTTTAAAACTCTTAAATATCTCAAGGCTCAGGTAGCTTACCATCATGATGAAGTCAAGCAGCTTTCCAAAGAGCTAAAAGCTTATTCAATTAGTATTATTACAACAATTAAAGAGCTTTTAAAGTTAAATCCTTTATTTAAAGAAGAGCTACAAATTTTCTTAGGACATTCTGACTTTACTGAACCCGGGAAATTAGCTGATTTTGCAGTAGCTTTAACAACAGCTAGCAGAGAAGAGTTGCAAGAAGTGCTAGAAACCTTTGATTTACAGGGTAGAATCGATAAAGCATTGCTTTTATTAAAAAAGGAAATCGATTTAAGCAAATTGCAGAATAGTATTAATCAGAAGATAGAAGCGAATATTTCAGAAGCTCAACGTGATTTTTTTCTTAGGCAACAACTAAAAACCATCAAAAAAGAGCTAGGTTTAGAAAAGGATGATAAAACCTGTGATGTAGAAAAGTTTGAGGGGCGCTTAAAAAAAAGAGTAGTTCCTCCTGATGTTATGCAGATTATTGAAGATGAAATGGAAAAGTTGGGTGTGCTAGAAGTTCAATCAGCTGAATACGCGGTATGTCGCAATTATCTAGACTGGTTAACGATTATTCCTTGGGGCATTTATAGCGAAGAGAAGCTAGATTTAAAAGTTGCAAAAAAGATACTCGAGAAAGATCACTATGGACTCAATGATATCAAGGAGAGAATTTTAGAATTTATTGCTGTAGGGAAGCTCTCTGGTGGAGTAAAAGGAAGTATTATTTGTTTAGTTGGTCCTCCAGGGGTGGGAAAAACCAGTATTGGAAAAAGCGTTGCAAGGGCTTTAAAAAGACCTTTTTATCGATTTTCTGTAGGAGGAATGCGTGATGAGGCAGAAATCAAAGGACATCGTCGTACCTATATTGGGTCTATGCCAGGAAAACTTGTTCAAGCGCTTAAATCTACTCAAGCGATGAATCCTGTCATTATGTTAGACGAGGTTGATAAGATGAGCTCTAGTTATCATGGAGATCCCGCTTCTGCTTTATTAGAGGTTCTAGATCCAGAACAAAATAAAGATTTTCTAGATCACTATCTAGATGTTCGCTGCGATTTATCTCATATTTTATTTATTGTTACAGCTAATATCCTAGATACAATTCCAGAGCCATTAAAAGATCGTATGGATATCTTGCGTTTATCAGGCTATATTTCAGAAGAAAAGATACAAATTGCTCAAAAATATTTAATCCCTCGTAATCGCAAAAATATGGGATTAAAAACAGTGGATATTAATTTTACTAAAGATGGAGTTGCTCAAATTATCAATGGGTATGCCCGAGAAGCAGGTGTTCGTAGCTTGGAAAATTATATCAAGAAAATTATACGTAAAGTAGCTGTTTTTGTT is a window from the Candidatus Rhabdochlamydia porcellionis genome containing:
- the murJ gene encoding murein biosynthesis integral membrane protein MurJ → MEEKSLSFTIRRFFSGTLLSRISGMGRDLVMAFAFGDHASVAAFMVAFRLSNLLRRLLGEGPFQSAFIPHFMQIHVQDKSKANDFFCKLSLLISLLLIGFILLAEGGIAVFLTLPISDANREILKLTAWLLPGILFICLYGLNISVLNCYECFFVPSFAPFICNMTWCFAAFSLRHQAPDLAMPHLAKWVAIGFFGQWLLTLAPTLKYIGGNWKQWFHLQVPEEVKTLAKTLSLSIIGVGAMQINSFVDPLFARYIDVKAPTYLWYSIRLEQLALAIFGIACVSTIVPRLARCLKSRQIEQAKNLFNFGYQRIMTVMIPCTFAILAIGTSSVNLLYGRGSFSEIAVVKTTFCLWAYSLGLVPSSLVILFSAIFYAQNNFRTPMLLSVATVAINIVLNTLFVFQLQLGVISTALATSISAYLNYWILYRFSYKAGWKSPLFLSLIIKTVFASVFAALCVFTIGFLLPLDLTHHISSQLLSFFMQAFVFIVSLFFYAKLFKHKELLELFSDFLLKTSSEIK
- the msrB gene encoding peptide-methionine (R)-S-oxide reductase MsrB, producing MSLDHFDGEKVLLTDQEWRKKLSPRQYDILRRKGTENAFHNKYYNLKKHGIYFCAGCHLPLFSSDTKYDSGTGWPSFWAPIIEENISYQKDTSLFSTRIEILCSRCDGHLGHLFDDGPKPTGKRYCLNSEALHFEETTG
- a CDS encoding Fic family protein; the encoded protein is MFTSYKFSNYKSIVSSPLIYKSLKKASHYLEHYNDTLQSHSKKQALLLPLLIAETSISLKAPFSITQLAHLLNDKPDSLWIDYLHTLIYLINHSNKQPLNISKLCFLHRLIKYNSSTKGSLGVLRTQQNWIGPEGCGIEKAYFLPPSPEEVPSLVNEWISFFNTSTAYPLIQLALAYGQFLIIHPFMDGNGRIARLLIPWFLHQHKLLIKPIFCPSDYFFKHRKEYCKRLFDLSSDVAWIKWINFFLKAITSQAKRQTQLMNQLALLYQQLAKQLNGKISHSEIYQLLDFCFCQPIFKKMHFPFIRETYTLQKLGFLQQRKDSFLFIPVVSYLKKITSKKLISRLSFKN
- the dnaJ gene encoding molecular chaperone DnaJ, producing the protein MSSSDYYKELGISRDATQEEIKAAYRKNALQYHPDKNQGNPEATEKFKKISQAYEILGDEEKRRHYDQYGTHDPRATGFGSSSGSSGFSSMEEALRTFMHAFGGSGSNDSVFDSLFGGGGSEEAGVQQGASKKINVTLSFEEAVKGIEKEANITNYVCCNACNGLGAASANGVKKCPACRGCGQIHQTRGFFSMSSVCHQCYGQGKTITDPCKTCHGAGRVKKKQIIPIKIPAGVDTGMRLRMSGYGDVGERGGPAGDLYIFITVKPHNVFQRDGDNVIVEFPISFVEASLGCKKEIPTPTGENVRISIPDGTQSGKILRVKGEGFPNIRGKSKGDLLIKLLIETPIRLTSDQKDLLKKFQELETERNNPLQGNFSEKIKVFFSE
- the rpsU gene encoding 30S ribosomal protein S21, which produces MPSVKVRTGEPLDKALRALKKKVDKEGIMKSAKTRLCYDKPSVKSRAKSKAAQKYKKPKRFLGF
- the tsaB gene encoding tRNA (adenosine(37)-N6)-threonylcarbamoyltransferase complex dimerization subunit type 1 TsaB, producing MYTLILDTSSKIALIAVAKADTICACLSYIHENQLSTSLFPSIERLLASYPNIDKIAVGIGPGSYTGTRVGVTIARTLSFGLKIVYQSFYSPLAYLPHHLGRFSFLLPHKSGRSLIIQGVQKENFLESKDPEFIESQEIYKKTIDSDYIVSDSSFKLSIPCYLPTVNPQALLPLLNSLAPNTENKKIFYHHTFPI
- the lon gene encoding endopeptidase La yields the protein MDSQKEQEEILNEEKMEEVLAKAMQKSVKNEKTRSKSAESFPHEVFVVPLSRRPFFPGMAAPIVVEPGAFYEILKLVAKSEHKCMGLFLTRNENANIYKVGFDDLYQVGVLARVLRIIPMEQGGAQVVLNMEKRISIRKPFKTLKYLKAQVAYHHDEVKQLSKELKAYSISIITTIKELLKLNPLFKEELQIFLGHSDFTEPGKLADFAVALTTASREELQEVLETFDLQGRIDKALLLLKKEIDLSKLQNSINQKIEANISEAQRDFFLRQQLKTIKKELGLEKDDKTCDVEKFEGRLKKRVVPPDVMQIIEDEMEKLGVLEVQSAEYAVCRNYLDWLTIIPWGIYSEEKLDLKVAKKILEKDHYGLNDIKERILEFIAVGKLSGGVKGSIICLVGPPGVGKTSIGKSVARALKRPFYRFSVGGMRDEAEIKGHRRTYIGSMPGKLVQALKSTQAMNPVIMLDEVDKMSSSYHGDPASALLEVLDPEQNKDFLDHYLDVRCDLSHILFIVTANILDTIPEPLKDRMDILRLSGYISEEKIQIAQKYLIPRNRKNMGLKTVDINFTKDGVAQIINGYAREAGVRSLENYIKKIIRKVAVFVVNAQEKETEYKKTSISESNVKDFLGKPIFTTDRYYERTPIGVCMGLAWTALGGATLYVEATKVHAEKTEMKLTGQVGNVMKESSQIAWTFLHSRVNQYVPGGNFFEKSQVHLHIPEGATPKDGPSAGITMVTSLLSLLKDQPVIEDLGMTGELTLTGKILPIGGVKEKLIAAKRSGAKVLIFPSENQRDYDELPTYVKKGIQMHFVSHYDEVFDVAFSK